Proteins encoded by one window of Haematobia irritans isolate KBUSLIRL chromosome 2, ASM5000362v1, whole genome shotgun sequence:
- the LOC142226315 gene encoding uncharacterized protein LOC142226315, with protein MKSDLYEIVGDGIQDNISCTKYPEKIERNTNKPFKVTPLKTTIAGGPLVPKYNEQHCDLLEEAANILYANCRRNIQRSREQIKGNCNSPYLPEENAKDIISPKILKSRFVEFSEQFLEDIFFKKPKLGQVLPLKAKPDTLTNENFTYGLKYPKSESAYELMFPHKTAKEVNHEYTNGHEKYIISHNHYFPSEKIKRYYNDQFNPNATFGQLNRVDTSGRTVRECLQQSDQLCSLGKTQPLKYHPNKGNIPQKKPVTNITNPLKAQEYSLSESVGHIHKLRRKLFSRSDIDISDLKSLLQKLDKSSTGFIIMDNVFEVLRSLSIKTNQQMMRNALIHFAILRDTGESNERVNINSFCQILNIRHPMPRSPMEVSPKYHIEDTTYRLFCSDRDHKPVSNYHCLDANEKVSSDHDVIHVVDCISPSIPTQYALHPHDFELLRSKDEMQKIFNRLLGAKFDEIWKEAARYTVVNDDNSRMSINDMMKVLV; from the exons ATGAAATCTGATTTGTACGAGATAGtgggtgatggaattcaagataATATTAGCTGTACAAAATatccggaaaaaattgaaagaaatacaaataagcCATTTAAGGTGACACCCCTTAAGACAACAATAGCTGGTGGGCCATTGGTACCTAAATATAATGAACAGCATTGCGATTTGCTAGAAGAAGCTGCAAATATTTTGTATGCAAATTGTCGTCGCAATATCCAAAGATCAAGAGAGCAGATAAAAGGCAATTGCAATTCTCCATATCTGCCTGAAGAAAATGCCAAAGACATCATAAGCCCCAAGATTTTGAAAAGTCGCTTTGTAGAGTTCagtgaacaatttttggaagatattttctttaaaaaacctAAACTGGGTCAAGTTTTACCTCTGAAAGCCAAACCGGATACGttgacaaatgaaaattttacatatggCCTGAAATATCCCAAATCTGAGTCCGCATACGAGCTTATGTTTCCACATAAGACCGCTAAAGAAGTTAATCACGAATACACAAATGGTCATGAGAAGTATATCATATCGCATAATCATTATTTTCCAtcggaaaaaattaaaagata CTACAATGACCAATTCAATCCAAATGCAACTTTTGGTCAATTAAATCGTGTCGATACATCAGGACGAACGGTGCGGGAATGTTTGCAACAATCCGATCAATTATGTTCATTAGGCAAAACACAACCTCTGAAATACCATCCAAATAAGGG aaacatACCTCAAAAGAAACCCGTAACAAATATAACAAATCCTCTTAAGGCCCAGGAATACTCACTATCCGAATCGGTTGGGCATATCCATAAATTGCGACGAAAACTCTTTAGTCGTTCAGACATTGATATATCCGATTTGAAATCGTTGTtgcaaaaattggataaaagctctaCAGGATTTATTATTATGGATAATGTTTTCGAAGTTCTACGTTCTCTATCGATAAAGACGAATCAGCAAATGATGCGTAATGCCCTTATTCATTTTGCAATACTTCGAGATACTGGTGAATCCAATGAACGAGTTAATATAAAttccttttgtcaaattttaaacatACGTCATCCTATGCCTCGATCTCCGATGGAAGTTTCTCCAAAATACCATATAGAAGATACTacttatagattattttgtagCGATCGTGATCATAAACCCGTCTCAAATTATcactgcttagatgcaaacgagAAAGTTTCTTCCGACCATGATGTGATACATGTTGTGGACTGTATATCACCTAGTATACCAACACAATATGCATTGCATCCCCATGATTTTGAACTACTGCGTTCAAAGGATgaaatgcaaaaaatttttaatcgattATTGGGAGCGaaattcgatgaaatttggaaagAAGCGGCTCGTTATACTGTTGTCAACGACGATAATAGCCGAATGAGCATTAATGATATGATGAAAGTATTGGTATAG
- the ncm gene encoding pre-mRNA-splicing factor nucampholin has product MPASSDSEASSSSSSSSSSNEEENHVKERVDGSRTDVKEKIMIDTRKEPAGRDNSKDKENEKSKRSGKNKNSKKKKQESSSDSSSSSDSDSSGSSGNSDGEVSSSDSSSDSDNDGKDEAKKSPSSSKNNKEETPVESGKDKTIETTSRESPKVADIEEKIIERNKDNEISPEKNDANEIKTSDHVKAETESQHGNPRNDTEEGEITEEKEQGDNKKVPEVQTSNDEEPAKEVSLKSPNHSSEIFGSPHENQPEKKRSRSKSPCHSKRNSPLRKDDEQKSRSRSRSPDRRGRLGSNPASKSRSRSRSRSRSRQPERKRRSRSPRRSRSRENRRNDRRNDRRRSPSSDYERRRSDRSDSLERRREERRKRHAERDEREKAKRVKQDENDKNGTSREQTNRSNNGTENDNLTVTDPKAKITERQRKTVDILTSRTGGAYIPPAKLRMMQAEITDKASAAYQRIAWEALKKSIHGYINKVNVDNIAIITRELLKENIVRGRGLLCRSIIQAQAASPTFTHVYAALVSIINSKFPNIGELLLKRLVIQFKRAFRRNDKAVCLSASRFIAHLVNQRVAHEILALEILTLLVESPTDDSVEVAIAFLKECGMKLTEVSSKGIGAIFEMLKNILHEGKLDKRVQYMIEVVFQVRKDGFKDHQSVIESLELVEEDDQFTHLLMLDDATSPEDILNAFKFDDQYEANEEKYKGLSKEILGSDASDSDGSDGSGSDSDSESSSDSDDDDKNGEGNKQTAGDIIDNTETNLIALRRTIYLTINSSLDYEECAHKLMKMQLKPGQEIELCHMFLDCCAEQRTYEKFYGLLAQRFCSINKSYIEPFEEIFKDTYQTTHRLDTNRLRNVSKFFAHLLFTDAISWDVLDCIRLNEDDTTSSSRIFIKILFQELAEYMGLSQLNKKLKDEALAESLTGLFPKDNPRNTRFSINFFTSIGLGGLTDELRQFLKNAPKSVPAINAEILANKPIIGSNSSSSSASSSSASSSSSSSSSSSDSSSESSSDSETEKKKRKKHKKDKKSKKTAAKKKKKESKKSKKKTKKSKKSKKAETSSDEKQSSSSGSSSDTESSESSSSESEKEKRKEKKRTKTSSKPNKKSKKSDTEEEEDRKNKHKKMRAEENGDYEEKRRLEYTENRRERDRREIPQRRNSEMDRRREEREKRHRERERDRSRSRSRGARISSRDERHKRDDRKDKERDFDRRRYRNDKDRRSRSYERMEKREREYSRSKLRNTSKERG; this is encoded by the exons ATGCCAGCAAGTTCCGACAGCGAAGCGTCCTCATCTTCAAGTTCTTCATCATCTTCAAATGAGGAAGAAAATCATGTTAAGGAAAGAGTTGATGGCAGTCGGACAGatgtgaaggaaaaaattatgaTAGACACAAGAAAAGAACCCGCCGGCCGAGACAATAGCAAGGATAAGGAAAATGAGAAGTCGAAAAGAAgtgggaaaaataaaaattctaaaaagaaaaaacaagaaTCCAGCTCAGATTCGTCATCATCGTCCGATTCAGATTCGTCTGGTTCCAGCGGGAACAGTGACGGTGAAGTTTCTTCTTCAGATTCTTCATCCGATAGTGATAACGATGGTAAGGACGAAGCCAAGAAATCTCCTTCAAGCTCAAAGAATAATAAAGAAGAAACCCCAGTTGAAAGTGGAAAAGACAAAACCATTGAAACCACAAGCAGGGAATCTCCCAAAGTAGCAGATATTGAagagaaaataattgaaagaaataaagatAATGAAATTTCTCCAGAAAAGAATGATGCCAAcgaaataaaaacttcggaccATGTTAAAGCAGAGACGGAATCCCAACATGGGAATCCAAGGAATGACACTGAAGAAGGAGAAATCACTGAAGAAAAAGAACAAGGAGATAATAAAAAG gtACCTGAAGTTCAAACTTCAAATGATGAGGAGCCTGCAAAAGAAGTTAGTTTAAAATCACCAAATCACTCCAGTGAAATATTTGGTTCACCCCACGAAAATCAGCCTGAAAAGAAAAGATCCCGTTCGAAGTCACCCTGCCATTCTAAGCGAAACAGTCCATTGAGAAAAGATGATGAACAGAAATCACGAAGTCGCAGCAGATCTCCGGATAGACGCGGAAGACTCGGTTCAAATCCTGCCTCCAAAAGCCGTAGCCGATCCCGTAGTCGAAGTCGTTCCAGGCAACCAGAACGAAAACGGCGCTCACGATCACCACGACGTTCTCGTTCGAGAGAAAATCGTAGGAACGATAGAAGAAACGATCGACGCCGTTCACCTTCTTCAGATTACGAAAGACGGCGCTCCGACCGTTCTGACTCATTGGAACGGAGACGCGAAGAGCGTCGTAAAAGACATGCAGAACGGGATGAAAGAGAAAAAGCCAAGCGGGTAAAACAAGACGAGAATGACAAAAATGGAACTAGTCGCGAACAGACAAATAGGAGCAATAATGGAACGGAAAATGATAATTTGACTGTAACCGATCCCAAGGCCAAAATCACTGAACGCCAAAGGAAGACGGTGGACATTTTAACATCGCGCACAGGAGGTGCTTACATACCACCAGCAAAGTTGCGTATGATGCAGGCTGAAATTACAGACAAAGCATCTGCGGCTTATCAGCGCATTGCTTGGGAAGCCCTTAAAAAGTCCATCCATGGTTACATCAACAAAGTCAATGTGGACAATATAGCAATTATTACCAGAGAATTGCTAAAGGAGAATATTGTCCGGGGTAGAGGTTTACTTTGTCGGTCTATAATTCAAGCGCAAGCCGCTTCGCCCACTTTTACCCATGTCTATGCCGCATTGGTTTCCATTATAAACTCTAAATTTCCTAATATTGGAGAATTGTTACTGAAACGTTTGGTTATACAGTTCAAGAGGGCATTCAGACGCAATGACAAAGCAGTATGTTTATCGGCATCCCGATTTATAGCCCATTTGGTTAATCAGCGTGTAGCTCATGAAATTTTGGCCTTGGAAATTCTAACGCTCTTGGTCGAATCGCCGACCGATGATAGTGTTGAAGTTGCCATAGCATTTCTGAAGGAATGTGGCATGAAACTGACAGAAGTATCCTCCAAAGGTATTGGAGCAATATTCGAAatgttaaagaacattttgcacGAGGGAAAACTGGATAAACGTGTCCAGTATATGATAGAGGTGGTATTTCAAGTGCGCAAAGATGGTTTTAAAGATCACCAATCGGTTATAGAGTCTCTGGAATTGGTGGAGGAAGATGATCAATTTACACATTTGCTAATGTTAGATGATGCCACATCACCTGAAGATATTCTAA atgCATTTAAATTCGATGATCAATATGAAGCCAATGAGGAGAAGTATAAAGGTCTTAGTAAAGAAATACTGGGGAGTGATGCTTCCGATTCTGATGGTTCAGATGGATCTGGAAGTGATTCGGATTCCGAATCTTCTTCAGattctgatgatgatgataaaaaTGGGGAGGGCAATAAACAAACTGCCGGCGACATTATCGATAATACCGAGACCAATCTCATTGCTCTAAGGAGGACAATTTATTTGACCATCAATTCCAGTTTGGATTATGAGGAATGCGCTcacaaattaatgaaaatgcAGTTGAAACCAGGCCAAGAAATTGAATTGTGTCACATGTTTTTAGATTGTTGTGCTGAACAAAGGACTTATGAGAAGTTTTATGGTCTCTTGGCCCAGCGTTTCTGTTCCATAAACAAGTCGTACATAGAACCTTTCGAGGAAATATTCAAAGATACTTATCAAACCACACATCGTTTGGACACCAATCGTCTAAGAAATGTTAGTAAATTTTTTGCCCATTTACTATTTACCGATGCCATAAGTTGGGATGTTCTGGATTGTATTCGCCTCAATGAGGACGATACAACATCTTCGAGTCGTATATTCATCAAGATCCTATTCCAAGAATTGGCAGAATATATGGGCCTGAGCCagctgaataaaaaactaaaggaTGAAGCCTTGGCTGAAAGTTTGACGGGTCTCTTTCCCAAAGATAATCCCCGAAACACTCGATTCTCTATCAATTTCTTTACATCCATAGGCTTGGGTGGTTTGACAGATGAGTTAAGACagtttttgaaaaacgctccaaAATCTGTACCGGCCATAAATGCAGAAATTCTAGCTAATAAACCGATTATAGGCTCAAATTCATCTTCATCCTCGGCATCTTCTTCTTCGGCTTCCTCATCGTCTTCGTCTTCTTCATCATCTAGTGATTCATCTTCTGAATCATCAAGTGATTCGGAAACAGAGAAAAAGAAacgcaaaaaacataaaaaagacAAAAAGTCAAAGAAAACGGCTgccaagaaaaagaaaaaagagagtaaaaaatcgaagaaaaaaactaagaaaagcaaaaaatctAAGAAAGCAGAAACATCCTCAGATGAAAAACAATCATCCTCTTCTGGCAGCAGTAGCGATACGGAGTCATCTGAAAGCTCCAGCAGTGAAAGTGAAAAAGAGAAACGCAAAGAAAAGAAGCGAACAAAAACGTCTTCAAAACCCaataaaaagtcgaaaaaatcTGACACTGAAGAAGAGGAGGACAGAAAAAATAAACACAAGAAAATGCGTGCGGAGGAAAATGGTGACTATGAAGAGAAGAGGCGACTGGAATACACCGAGAATCGTAGAGAAAGAGATCGTCGTGAAATTCCACAACGACGTAATAGTGAAATGGACAGACGAAGGGAAGAGAGAGAAAAACGCCATAGAGAACGTGAAAGAGATCGATCGCGCTCAAGATCTCGAGGAGCTAGGATATCGTCTCGTGATGAACGACACAAAAGAGATGATCGAAAGGACAAAGAACGAGATTTCGATCGTCGACGTTATCGCAATGACAAAGATCGCCGAAGTCGCAGTTACGAGCGTATGGAAAAACGAGAACGTGAATATTCTCGTTCAAAACTTCGTAATACATCTAAGGAACGTGGATGA